A section of the Flavobacteriales bacterium genome encodes:
- a CDS encoding CHAT domain-containing protein, with amino-acid sequence MNEFATEVDSLFRNKRFDDLLGRRDDAVTLVNTISKRLDQDSQRALGMACMKIHGSTGLLQGAGAATDFLQEISQRWDEVWPASDSMGTELIVTLGNGYNAIGEMERAMRNYATAFERARTARDWMRAGAHGRALAYAYLRADQRDSARAAFARVIALHASSTSRDTNFWAGTLLASTEAEPDSFLIRLEQVRRLLPGVHNPQVISIYYSKRGQYLAGNSRTTAANTCFHQAVLALDTVRVKTIAQAEGLAVELHNTAYAFRNLGDSGRSEHYGTKAVALNEALMRSDDPLVARNARDRLAGTLEAMPLADSCNARYGVGPARQKSVLRLRSTLTPVHEALLAKTFANIAAEYYTWEPTSLDSISKYAQLCLDGPCGGETIRALQLLAFCQTMEGQHMASLETVRQACAIMADNDHFEWDSLERTSFPLSLWSIEGLGDLEEVLELLQRDVTSIRSARLLERLSARQSMMIDSLFMVEGIDLSKLIRSRELMTARLMRNAWPAPNEILRPGLADSVFAWMDDDKAMAFRRDRYLIRQAGRSELRALLSAAREQRESLAQQGATEIHPDVLRCSTRIDSIEAVLAQATVPASAPTHVDVGLAGELRARLDPGTTVIAYRLTKNDVFMACLDPDTVMLHRASRDADLNRALNALINGRSGIDSLSGLELSAKASLSNLIPEPFIRPGLKELVFLPSQELCYLPMETLPVDDDGTTVLDHCAVRYALSASTLLEEHAIPPLTAELDVFAFAPNYGSGTLLTSDEHVSRNMLMPSEQRGRSGPLLHNEDEVRSISSTVGSIPFLAGHADEEAFKTTLEQDGVLHLAMHAYSHAQPARSGLVFRASADGTADSRGNDPSDQEDGVFHAYELFTRPVKAPLVVLSACETGQGIHQDGEGVRSLARSFMLAGARSTVSSLWKVDDLATKEIMVKFYEKLAEGLGKADALAEAKRWYRRTYPNEPASKWAAFILIGDNEPVRLKKRSPIRPWMWGAGVLVVLAGGAFLWQRSRRAAA; translated from the coding sequence GTGAACGAATTTGCGACCGAGGTTGATTCACTCTTTCGGAACAAACGGTTTGATGATCTGCTGGGCCGAAGGGATGATGCGGTCACCCTTGTTAACACGATCTCCAAGAGACTCGACCAGGACAGCCAAAGGGCGTTAGGGATGGCGTGCATGAAGATCCATGGGAGCACCGGCCTCTTGCAAGGCGCTGGTGCAGCGACCGACTTCTTACAAGAGATATCCCAACGATGGGATGAGGTATGGCCGGCGAGCGACTCGATGGGCACGGAGTTGATCGTGACCTTGGGTAATGGGTACAATGCGATCGGCGAGATGGAACGAGCCATGCGGAACTATGCGACCGCCTTCGAACGGGCTCGAACCGCGCGAGATTGGATGCGCGCCGGCGCACATGGGCGCGCACTCGCGTATGCTTATCTCAGAGCAGACCAACGTGATAGCGCTCGCGCCGCCTTCGCCCGGGTCATTGCATTGCATGCGTCCTCCACATCACGGGATACGAACTTCTGGGCCGGCACCCTCCTCGCTTCCACTGAAGCGGAACCGGACAGTTTCTTAATCCGACTCGAACAGGTTCGTCGGCTACTGCCCGGTGTGCACAACCCTCAGGTGATCAGCATCTACTATAGCAAGCGAGGCCAATATCTCGCCGGAAACTCGCGTACGACGGCTGCCAACACGTGCTTTCACCAGGCGGTGCTGGCGCTTGACACAGTGCGTGTCAAAACGATCGCACAGGCGGAAGGTCTGGCCGTCGAACTCCACAATACGGCCTATGCGTTCCGGAATTTAGGGGACTCAGGCCGATCCGAGCATTATGGCACGAAGGCCGTCGCGCTCAATGAAGCGCTCATGCGATCCGATGACCCGTTGGTCGCGCGGAATGCCCGCGACCGCCTGGCCGGAACGTTGGAGGCCATGCCCTTGGCGGATAGTTGCAACGCCCGGTACGGTGTCGGACCGGCTCGTCAAAAGAGCGTGCTCAGGCTTCGTAGCACCCTGACCCCGGTTCATGAGGCCCTTCTCGCAAAGACCTTCGCGAACATCGCCGCAGAGTATTACACCTGGGAGCCGACCTCCTTGGACTCCATCTCCAAGTACGCACAACTGTGCCTTGATGGCCCATGCGGCGGGGAGACCATCAGGGCTCTCCAGCTATTGGCCTTCTGCCAGACGATGGAGGGCCAACACATGGCCTCGCTCGAGACGGTGCGACAAGCCTGTGCGATCATGGCCGACAATGACCACTTCGAATGGGACTCGCTTGAACGAACGAGTTTTCCGCTCTCTCTTTGGAGCATCGAAGGTCTGGGGGACCTGGAGGAAGTGCTGGAACTTCTACAGCGGGATGTAACCTCCATTCGTTCCGCCCGGCTGCTCGAGCGCCTCTCGGCTCGTCAATCCATGATGATCGACAGCCTCTTCATGGTGGAAGGCATCGACCTATCCAAGCTCATCAGATCTCGCGAGTTGATGACCGCACGGCTCATGCGGAATGCATGGCCGGCGCCAAACGAAATACTGCGGCCCGGGCTTGCGGACAGTGTGTTCGCCTGGATGGATGACGACAAGGCCATGGCCTTCCGGCGTGATCGCTACCTGATTCGACAAGCTGGTCGGTCGGAGCTTCGAGCGTTGTTGAGCGCAGCCAGGGAGCAGCGAGAATCGTTGGCTCAACAGGGTGCCACAGAGATCCATCCGGACGTCCTGAGGTGCTCGACACGGATCGATTCGATCGAAGCAGTTCTTGCACAAGCAACTGTACCCGCTAGTGCACCGACACACGTGGACGTGGGGCTCGCCGGAGAACTGCGTGCACGCCTTGATCCGGGCACAACGGTCATCGCCTACCGCCTGACCAAGAACGATGTGTTCATGGCGTGCCTTGACCCGGACACGGTCATGCTCCATCGAGCATCTCGTGACGCGGATCTCAACCGTGCGTTGAACGCCCTGATCAACGGCCGCAGCGGCATCGATTCGCTGTCAGGCCTTGAGCTGAGCGCCAAAGCATCACTGAGCAACCTGATCCCTGAGCCGTTCATACGGCCCGGCCTGAAGGAGTTGGTTTTCCTGCCCTCGCAGGAGCTCTGCTACCTGCCCATGGAAACGCTGCCCGTTGATGATGACGGCACGACGGTCCTTGATCACTGTGCGGTCCGCTATGCACTGTCTGCTTCCACCCTGCTTGAGGAGCATGCCATTCCTCCCCTTACCGCTGAGCTTGACGTGTTCGCTTTTGCCCCGAACTATGGCTCAGGGACGCTGTTGACAAGCGATGAACACGTATCGCGTAACATGCTTATGCCTTCCGAGCAAAGGGGGCGATCAGGACCGCTGCTCCATAACGAGGATGAAGTGCGCTCCATATCGAGTACCGTAGGATCGATACCGTTCCTTGCCGGCCATGCGGATGAAGAGGCCTTCAAGACCACATTGGAGCAGGACGGCGTACTCCACCTGGCCATGCATGCGTATTCCCATGCCCAGCCGGCCCGATCCGGGCTTGTGTTCCGCGCATCAGCTGACGGGACCGCAGATTCGAGGGGAAATGACCCTTCAGACCAAGAAGATGGCGTCTTCCATGCCTATGAACTGTTCACCCGGCCGGTGAAGGCCCCGCTGGTCGTGTTGAGCGCCTGCGAAACAGGACAGGGGATCCATCAGGACGGGGAAGGCGTGCGTTCCCTCGCCCGCAGCTTCATGCTCGCCGGTGCACGCTCCACGGTCTCCTCCCTCTGGAAGGTCGACGACCTCGCCACCAAGGAGATCATGGTGAAGTTCTACGAGAAGCTGGCCGAGGGCCTGGGTAAGGCCGATGCGCTGGCCGAGGCCAAGCGGTGGTACCGGCGCACCTACCCCAACGAGCCGGCGAGCAAGTGGGCGGCTTTCATCCTGATCGGGGACAACGAACCGGTGCGGTTGAAGAAGCGCTCACCCATCCGGCCGTGGATGTGGGGAGCTGGGGTCTTGGTGGTGCTGGCTGGCGGCGCGTTCCTCTGGCAGCGGTCACGCCGGGCAGCGGCCTGA
- a CDS encoding T9SS type A sorting domain-containing protein, with translation MKNTLILLSALLFYCTASVGQSLNDSLIAHFPLDGSPNDVIGLLTPTVTHGTPGSCTDRFGDPNGAACFDGASFWSYGDVLDMDTSRYTIALWCRIDSITPNATHHDYPLAKGTTVSGTPPLSGYSFGFRDDLPDTISAAAMFGNNTQALLIMDHPVSFGAWYHYTISRCAEDELSFFVNGVLVAADQLAPNKNLSTNIHFSIGAADRAPADPPAGFFRGVVDDVRIYKGRCLSQAEVDTLALDLLSVGSTPIKKDQLGLELSPNPATQTLRIDLTGSEKFTGPVLVLNALGQAVPITNGSLGQTGTGVRSLTVDVSGLPNGAYFVVVATEKGRVHGRFVKE, from the coding sequence ATGAAGAACACATTGATCCTGCTCAGCGCGCTCTTGTTCTACTGCACCGCATCGGTCGGTCAATCGCTGAACGACAGCCTCATCGCACACTTTCCGCTGGATGGTAGCCCGAACGATGTGATCGGATTGCTCACTCCGACCGTGACCCACGGCACCCCCGGATCCTGCACAGACCGGTTCGGCGACCCGAACGGCGCCGCTTGCTTTGACGGTGCCAGCTTCTGGAGCTATGGAGATGTGCTGGACATGGATACGAGCCGGTACACCATCGCCCTCTGGTGCCGCATCGACAGCATCACACCGAATGCGACCCATCACGATTACCCTCTTGCGAAGGGGACTACGGTATCCGGAACGCCTCCCCTGTCCGGCTACTCATTCGGTTTCAGAGACGATTTACCAGACACCATCAGCGCGGCTGCGATGTTCGGCAACAACACGCAAGCTTTACTCATCATGGACCATCCCGTAAGCTTCGGTGCATGGTACCATTACACGATCAGCCGCTGCGCCGAGGACGAGCTGAGCTTCTTCGTGAACGGGGTGCTTGTCGCCGCCGATCAGCTCGCACCGAACAAGAACCTATCCACCAACATCCACTTTTCGATCGGAGCTGCCGATCGTGCGCCTGCTGACCCGCCCGCTGGATTCTTCCGAGGTGTCGTGGACGATGTACGCATCTACAAAGGCCGCTGTCTGAGCCAAGCTGAGGTCGACACTTTGGCACTCGACCTTCTTTCGGTTGGATCGACACCCATCAAGAAGGACCAGCTCGGTCTTGAACTCAGCCCGAACCCCGCCACCCAAACCCTCCGCATCGACCTGACCGGCTCCGAGAAATTTACAGGCCCTGTGCTCGTCCTGAACGCCCTGGGGCAGGCGGTTCCGATCACCAACGGCTCCCTTGGACAGACCGGCACTGGCGTCCGCTCACTGACCGTTGATGTTTCGGGGTTGCCGAATGGTGCTTACTTCGTGGTCGTGGCCACGGAAAAAGGCAGAGTGCATGGGAGGTTCGTCAAGGAATAG
- a CDS encoding GNAT family N-acetyltransferase, with protein MFTLTRITDPGKLEVYFRFRYRIYSESRLKGYVAGADGQDKDRFDERAHHYGWYLNGKLAGCVRFIEADGSATPIPMLNYVASEAADAVRAYIAERRSLGQPMLEASRFCLVPEHRGFRTARAFVLAMVRTMAPQGFRHGVFDCDDAHVPFYRLCGFEPLAGAVRFRKAINERAWTCLTYDYDRIARKQGWDQPSPGFKRPCGVQMAA; from the coding sequence ATGTTCACCCTCACCCGCATCACCGATCCCGGCAAGCTGGAGGTGTATTTCCGGTTCCGGTACAGGATCTACAGCGAGAGCCGGTTGAAAGGCTACGTGGCCGGAGCCGATGGACAGGACAAGGACCGGTTCGACGAACGCGCTCATCACTATGGCTGGTACTTGAACGGCAAACTCGCCGGCTGCGTGCGCTTCATCGAGGCGGATGGGAGTGCAACGCCCATCCCGATGCTCAACTACGTGGCATCCGAAGCTGCGGATGCCGTGCGCGCCTACATCGCCGAGCGCCGGTCGCTGGGCCAGCCCATGCTGGAGGCCAGCCGCTTCTGCCTGGTACCCGAACACCGGGGGTTCCGCACCGCGCGCGCCTTCGTGCTGGCCATGGTGCGGACCATGGCCCCACAAGGCTTCAGGCACGGCGTGTTCGATTGCGATGATGCGCATGTCCCGTTCTATCGCCTCTGTGGCTTTGAGCCCTTGGCTGGAGCGGTGCGTTTCCGGAAAGCCATCAATGAACGAGCCTGGACCTGCCTCACCTACGACTACGACCGCATCGCCCGGAAGCAGGGTTGGGACCAGCCTTCACCGGGGTTCAAGCGGCCTTGCGGGGTACAGATGGCGGCGTAG
- a CDS encoding isoprenylcysteine carboxylmethyltransferase family protein translates to MTKLPSTLLFLALFYALPLAGAPALLLSWPVVVLAFFCTVLFLSQPALSMEESKAHKATDGWTIWLILGVSGLGQILSVLEWAYVQGAPQVLDAWVMSGVALMAGGTAFRLWAIRTLKTNFAATVQIKPGQQLITSGPYRWLRHPSYTGAWLAMIGAALLMHSYLGLVLMGPGMLLVYMRRIAVEERALEAGFGEAYVNLKARTQRLVPCIW, encoded by the coding sequence ATGACCAAGCTCCCCTCCACCCTGCTCTTCCTGGCGCTCTTCTACGCGCTCCCGCTGGCCGGCGCACCGGCGCTCCTGCTCAGCTGGCCGGTCGTTGTCCTGGCCTTCTTCTGCACCGTGCTCTTCCTCAGCCAACCCGCCTTGAGCATGGAAGAGAGCAAAGCGCACAAGGCCACCGATGGCTGGACCATCTGGCTGATCCTCGGCGTCAGCGGCCTGGGCCAGATCCTGAGCGTGCTGGAATGGGCGTACGTGCAAGGCGCCCCGCAGGTGCTCGATGCCTGGGTGATGAGCGGTGTGGCCCTGATGGCCGGGGGCACGGCCTTCCGGCTCTGGGCCATCCGCACCCTCAAGACCAACTTCGCCGCCACCGTGCAGATCAAGCCCGGGCAGCAGCTCATCACCAGCGGCCCCTACCGCTGGCTGCGCCACCCCAGCTACACCGGTGCCTGGCTGGCCATGATCGGTGCGGCATTGCTCATGCACAGTTACCTTGGCCTTGTGCTGATGGGGCCGGGCATGCTGCTGGTGTACATGCGCAGGATCGCCGTGGAGGAACGGGCGCTGGAAGCAGGCTTCGGCGAGGCCTATGTGAACTTGAAAGCACGGACGCAACGATTGGTGCCGTGTATCTGGTAG
- a CDS encoding M3 family metallopeptidase, translated as MYRSLSPIAAMALLAACSQAPEPTTSTMETAVADALLERSDLPFFAPAFDKVTDADFRPAILEAMKRHLAEVDAIVNDPAAPTFENTIVALERAGGAYTRVTNWFYNMTGSATNDSLQAVKADLAPRMAAHADAITFNDKLFQRIKAVYDQRASMSMLAEDARLLERYHARFVRAGALLDAAGKERMKALNGEEAGLTTTFEDNILKERMASAIVVDEVKQLDGMSPEGIEAAAAAAKAKGQEGKWLIDLRNTTTQPALAELKDRALRERIMKASLARNGRGNEWDNRKIIARLAQLRAEKARLLGFPSWAHFVMDDQMAKSPDRALKLMAEMAPAAAANARKEAAKLQAIVDKQGGGFKIASWDWDLYAEQVRKAEYDLDEAAVKPYLEFESVLQNGVFFAANQLFGLSFKERKDLPVYHPDVRVFDIIDTTGTAIGLFYGDYYARDNKNGGAWMSSFIDQSTLLGQQPVITQNCNYVKPAAGQPCLLSWDDVTTLFHEFGHALHGMLSAQKYPKFAGTNTSTDFVEFPSQVNENWALLPEVLNHYAKHWKTGEVMPAELAEKLRKASRFNQGYATTEYLAAALLDLEWHSLSADAPLVTDVDAFERAALQKYGLDIAEVPPRYRSCYFSHAWTGYAANYYAYLWSEVMDADAFAWFQANGGMTRANGDKFRRTVLSMGGSKPEAELYRDLTGRDPSVEPLLVKRGLR; from the coding sequence ATGTACAGATCCCTTTCACCGATCGCGGCCATGGCCTTGCTGGCCGCCTGTTCCCAAGCCCCTGAACCCACCACGAGCACCATGGAGACCGCCGTTGCCGACGCGCTGCTCGAGCGCAGCGACCTGCCCTTTTTCGCCCCCGCTTTCGACAAGGTCACCGATGCCGACTTCCGTCCGGCCATCCTGGAGGCCATGAAGCGCCACCTGGCCGAGGTGGACGCCATCGTGAACGACCCGGCGGCCCCCACCTTCGAGAACACGATCGTGGCCCTGGAGCGCGCCGGTGGCGCCTACACCCGGGTGACCAACTGGTTCTACAACATGACCGGCAGCGCCACCAACGACAGCCTTCAGGCCGTGAAGGCCGACCTGGCCCCCCGGATGGCCGCGCACGCCGATGCGATCACCTTCAACGACAAGCTCTTCCAACGCATCAAGGCCGTGTACGATCAGCGTGCGAGCATGAGCATGCTGGCTGAGGACGCCCGACTGCTGGAGCGCTACCATGCCCGCTTCGTGCGCGCCGGGGCCTTGCTCGACGCGGCCGGCAAGGAGCGCATGAAGGCCCTCAATGGCGAGGAGGCCGGGCTCACCACGACGTTCGAGGACAACATCCTGAAGGAGCGCATGGCCTCGGCCATCGTGGTGGACGAGGTGAAGCAGCTCGACGGCATGAGCCCCGAGGGCATCGAGGCCGCCGCAGCCGCAGCCAAGGCCAAAGGCCAGGAGGGCAAGTGGCTCATCGACCTGCGCAACACCACCACGCAGCCGGCCCTCGCCGAACTGAAGGACCGCGCCCTGCGCGAACGCATCATGAAGGCCTCGCTTGCGCGCAACGGCCGCGGCAACGAATGGGACAACCGGAAGATCATCGCCCGCCTGGCCCAGCTCCGCGCAGAGAAGGCCAGGCTGCTCGGCTTTCCCAGCTGGGCCCACTTCGTGATGGACGACCAGATGGCCAAGAGCCCGGACCGCGCGCTGAAGCTCATGGCCGAAATGGCCCCGGCCGCCGCCGCCAACGCCCGCAAGGAGGCCGCCAAGCTGCAGGCCATCGTGGACAAGCAGGGGGGCGGGTTCAAGATCGCTTCGTGGGACTGGGACCTTTACGCCGAGCAGGTGCGCAAGGCCGAGTACGACCTGGACGAGGCGGCCGTGAAGCCCTACCTCGAGTTCGAGAGCGTGCTGCAGAACGGCGTGTTCTTCGCGGCCAACCAGCTCTTCGGGCTCAGCTTCAAGGAACGCAAGGACCTGCCGGTGTACCACCCGGACGTGCGCGTGTTCGACATCATCGACACCACGGGCACCGCGATCGGCCTGTTCTACGGCGACTACTACGCCCGCGACAACAAGAACGGCGGTGCGTGGATGAGCAGCTTCATCGACCAGAGCACCCTGCTGGGCCAGCAGCCCGTGATCACGCAGAACTGCAACTACGTGAAGCCCGCCGCCGGCCAGCCCTGCCTGCTGAGCTGGGATGATGTGACCACGCTCTTCCACGAGTTCGGCCACGCCCTGCACGGCATGCTCAGCGCGCAGAAGTATCCCAAGTTCGCCGGCACCAACACCAGCACCGACTTCGTGGAGTTCCCCAGCCAGGTGAACGAGAACTGGGCGCTGCTCCCCGAGGTGCTCAACCATTACGCGAAGCACTGGAAGACCGGTGAGGTGATGCCGGCGGAGCTTGCCGAAAAGCTCCGCAAGGCCAGCCGCTTCAACCAGGGCTACGCCACCACCGAGTACCTGGCCGCCGCGCTCCTTGACCTGGAGTGGCACAGCCTGAGCGCGGACGCTCCGCTGGTGACCGATGTGGACGCCTTCGAGAGGGCCGCCTTGCAGAAGTACGGGCTCGACATCGCCGAAGTGCCACCGCGCTACCGCAGCTGCTACTTCAGCCATGCCTGGACCGGCTACGCCGCCAACTACTACGCCTACCTGTGGAGCGAGGTGATGGACGCCGACGCCTTCGCGTGGTTCCAGGCGAACGGTGGCATGACGCGCGCCAACGGCGACAAGTTCCGGCGCACCGTGCTGAGCATGGGCGGCAGCAAGCCCGAGGCCGAGCTGTACCGCGACCTCACCGGCCGTGATCCCAGCGTGGAACCCTTGCTGGTGAAGCGGGGGTTGAGGTAG
- a CDS encoding LytTR family transcriptional regulator, producing the protein MRTPSFPLILRTAHGPYFFNARTLLRIDAEDKVARITTTDGQHTVVLHPLSDLEDRLCCGQRIGDLLFARTHRSCIVALHHVQAVDPERNLVLDEQLVVPMSKRAWPEFTHLLGTLRSWLL; encoded by the coding sequence ATGCGCACCCCATCCTTCCCCCTCATCCTCCGCACCGCCCATGGACCGTACTTCTTCAATGCCCGCACGCTGCTGCGCATCGACGCCGAGGACAAGGTTGCCCGCATCACCACCACCGATGGCCAGCACACCGTGGTGCTTCACCCGCTCAGCGACCTGGAGGATCGCCTCTGCTGCGGGCAGCGCATCGGCGACCTGCTCTTCGCGCGCACCCATCGCAGTTGCATCGTGGCCCTGCACCATGTACAGGCGGTGGACCCGGAGCGGAACCTGGTGCTCGATGAACAGCTCGTGGTGCCCATGAGCAAGCGGGCCTGGCCGGAGTTCACCCACCTGCTCGGAACTCTTCGCAGCTGGCTGCTGTGA
- a CDS encoding GNAT family N-acetyltransferase, translating to MITLTRITDPGKLEEYFRFRYRIYSESRLKGFLPEGNGTDKDAFDERADHYGWYMHDELVGCVRFVQPDAHEIAIPMLGYMKDSTAIAVHSYINSRRSKDQSMVERAGSA from the coding sequence ATGATCACCCTCACCCGCATCACCGATCCCGGCAAGCTGGAGGAGTACTTCCGGTTCCGGTACAGGATCTACAGCGAGAGCCGGTTGAAAGGGTTCCTACCTGAAGGTAATGGCACTGACAAGGATGCATTCGACGAGCGGGCAGACCATTACGGATGGTACATGCATGACGAACTCGTAGGCTGTGTGCGTTTCGTGCAGCCAGATGCACATGAAATAGCCATCCCCATGCTTGGCTACATGAAGGACAGCACGGCAATAGCCGTCCATAGCTATATCAACTCACGTAGGTCGAAAGACCAGAGCATGGTCGAGCGAGCCGGTTCTGCCTAG
- a CDS encoding sigma-70 family RNA polymerase sigma factor, with amino-acid sequence MTDPEIIESVRSSDQLLQSRAVDALLKQIKPALIHYVKQNSGTHEEGVMMANETVVVLWEALGMGSYRQQAGVQLSTWCNSVGRNLWLKELRRRKGKVGDNREGGLGNEPTDPVTPEDLITAMEEHKLVSADMQRAWRAFKKLSPECQKLFQADLDARPEQEIMHELAMTNLGSVKVKRHRCKAKWIELYKQEGPDPSDG; translated from the coding sequence ATGACCGACCCGGAGATCATCGAGTCCGTGCGGAGCAGCGACCAGCTGCTCCAAAGCCGCGCGGTGGATGCGCTCCTGAAGCAGATCAAGCCCGCGCTGATCCACTACGTGAAGCAGAACAGCGGCACGCACGAGGAGGGCGTGATGATGGCCAACGAGACCGTGGTGGTGCTGTGGGAGGCGTTGGGCATGGGCAGTTACCGCCAGCAAGCGGGCGTACAGCTCAGTACCTGGTGCAACAGCGTGGGGCGCAACCTCTGGCTCAAGGAGCTCAGGCGGCGCAAGGGCAAGGTGGGTGATAACCGGGAGGGGGGCTTGGGGAATGAACCCACGGACCCGGTCACACCCGAGGACCTCATCACGGCCATGGAGGAACACAAGCTGGTATCGGCGGACATGCAGCGGGCCTGGCGGGCGTTCAAGAAGCTCAGCCCGGAATGCCAGAAGCTCTTCCAGGCCGACCTGGATGCCCGGCCGGAGCAGGAGATCATGCACGAACTGGCCATGACCAACCTGGGCTCCGTGAAGGTGAAGCGCCACCGCTGCAAGGCCAAATGGATCGAACTTTACAAGCAGGAAGGCCCTGACCCGAGCGATGGCTGA
- a CDS encoding GNAT family N-acetyltransferase encodes MCTLRPIASHAEVLDYHRFRHAIYATSDQREFLAGPEGFDTDEYDATALHLGWYEHDRLVGCVRLLNPIKARHPLHLFKDLGEGPLRDAALDLVAQARKDGKPVSEVSRLCLAREKRSLATTRRFVLAIIATAHRYGRDHCVFTCDAPHAAFWQRMGFAVVDGFAGYARPRGMHPGYLLRGTYADLLKKNRADLQALGFLMLGSLKVAA; translated from the coding sequence ATGTGCACCCTCCGCCCCATCGCCTCCCATGCCGAGGTGCTCGACTACCACCGGTTCCGGCATGCCATCTATGCGACCAGTGACCAGCGCGAGTTCCTCGCCGGACCGGAGGGCTTCGACACCGACGAATACGACGCGACCGCGCTGCACCTCGGCTGGTACGAGCATGATCGCTTGGTGGGCTGTGTGCGGTTGCTCAACCCGATCAAGGCCCGGCATCCGCTGCACCTCTTCAAGGACCTGGGCGAAGGCCCGCTCCGGGATGCCGCACTGGATCTGGTGGCACAGGCCAGGAAGGACGGGAAGCCCGTGAGCGAAGTGAGCCGCCTGTGCCTGGCGCGGGAGAAGCGCTCGCTGGCCACCACCCGCCGCTTCGTGCTGGCCATCATCGCCACCGCACACCGCTACGGCCGCGACCATTGCGTGTTCACCTGCGATGCGCCGCATGCCGCCTTCTGGCAGCGCATGGGCTTCGCGGTGGTGGACGGCTTCGCAGGGTACGCCCGTCCACGCGGCATGCATCCCGGCTACCTCCTGCGCGGCACCTACGCCGATCTCCTGAAGAAAAACCGCGCTGACCTGCAGGCCCTGGGCTTCCTGATGCTCGGGTCACTGAAGGTCGCCGCCTGA